In a single window of the Bombus affinis isolate iyBomAffi1 unplaced genomic scaffold, iyBomAffi1.2 ctg00000059.1, whole genome shotgun sequence genome:
- the LOC126926810 gene encoding uncharacterized protein LOC126926810 isoform X2, whose product MARDLYGQLLTTEHRTHAASERANDLWCHQCDTMEDGERCANLTGNFTTFGHKCTGDKRTCMVKRFSYTTSTEDSTSSPQTWSVERKCTNKCDSGCIVVGERTKLFACTTCCEKSFCNIGTGAANDLTIRGIDLFLALVLQITLTIIMYPS is encoded by the exons atggcgagggatctgtatg gccaactgttaactacggaacatcgaactcacgcagcgtcggaacgagcaaacgatttatggtgtcatcagtgtgatacaatggaagatggagagagatgcgccaatctgactggaaacttcaccactttcgggcacaagtgcactggtgataaaaggacctgtatg gtaaagcgattttcttacactaccagcaccgaagattcaacgtctagtccacaaacttggtcggtggagagaaagtgtactaacaaatgcgactccggatgtatagtggtcggtgaacgaacaaaactcttcgcttgcaccacttgctgcgagaaatcgttttgcaatatcggtaccggtgctgcgaacgatctgacgataagagggatcgatctgtttctagctttagtattacaaattacattaacaattatcatgtatccgtcctga
- the LOC126926810 gene encoding uncharacterized protein LOC126926810 isoform X1: MYPVTYFLIVASISMVVSINGQLLTTEHRTHAASERANDLWCHQCDTMEDGERCANLTGNFTTFGHKCTGDKRTCMVKRFSYTTSTEDSTSSPQTWSVERKCTNKCDSGCIVVGERTKLFACTTCCEKSFCNIGTGAANDLTIRGIDLFLALVLQITLTIIMYPS, translated from the exons atgtaccctgtcacgtacttcctgatcgtcgcgtctatctccatggtcgtaagcatcaatg gccaactgttaactacggaacatcgaactcacgcagcgtcggaacgagcaaacgatttatggtgtcatcagtgtgatacaatggaagatggagagagatgcgccaatctgactggaaacttcaccactttcgggcacaagtgcactggtgataaaaggacctgtatg gtaaagcgattttcttacactaccagcaccgaagattcaacgtctagtccacaaacttggtcggtggagagaaagtgtactaacaaatgcgactccggatgtatagtggtcggtgaacgaacaaaactcttcgcttgcaccacttgctgcgagaaatcgttttgcaatatcggtaccggtgctgcgaacgatctgacgataagagggatcgatctgtttctagctttagtattacaaattacattaacaattatcatgtatccgtcctga